In one window of Plasmodium berghei ANKA genome assembly, chromosome: 14 DNA:
- a CDS encoding potassium channel K1: protein MFANKTEKRNVQNKHKYIDGGKLSKDKDKIDETGSNTEKYIKIDNASKKEIIIFSKNSELIDNKKIKEINENGYNKLKINTHDEFNITKKKMKNSNDNIIYNSPNSKIKVVSNNNFKDRKKGMNHKKKKGISINQITLFKIHNYIYKTFVFLLCLFIVILVLYASIDISQNYGPIIILYIIMLEFGSMLISYILLQFPFFYLILKNMFTRTSNINKYSHQYSPLYYENPSDSDDKDSIDVKRRETKQRRKTFGFFNLNNIDHNKYSIKKNILPTKLKVYNKEESDKYEYGNLNHVLNTNLSNTKSRSADEAENYIIEDTNMNHNGENVNNKSKKGNQPIKIRNHKRENIYLDDCNMWIRNSIKKSRVKGNFNLTRSLSFNIKLSENNVILNDSRNIDNLRIYLNHRSSKYEKKKNQIKPLKLFAYNKYAPLTFSTPYKYNVPSDIFKTNTGESKILSAEISESSNDVNGLLHKNNDKSYSEEKYHLDKRKTDNEFYTGKSAILFSNKHTKQYMRKKTFMYDDLDSLNIYKNKKHNRKNKKKSIFCKIKCFNKIKNILFFFVNYNIKSSKTQNTMLLFFRGLTLYIKHQFIQHLSYEPVWIIAILIRIILWCIVWLWAAGYMTRPPKNYKINAWNMKSIPPLYGYIECTFQWCGVLDYLFGLYFSNNKLKYIFSFFSLIDFITTPVSSFIMNFLWQNDYHQTYWFLILGPLRFLRLVRAESTMSSCFFWLSDVKIIIIGIIILSLAILFTFSGIMYILEAPDIERQFISPLDFVYFGVITMSTVGYGDYTPVTPAGKCLTMFIIVTCFTFVGAQLKRLKEAMFSPKTIMGIIPKPDDDYILILGPVSPIQLLYICKGINNSFPNSVESIFLFTPLPVIIYRYVYGSIIKNTNIKICINGGNECFICPSIIYDAVINARALYILNNVDSEKYTLLNQQIFLASNNFNFNNNDKNQRIRPEDILHNNIINKFTGDKKKTWKFTDIYSEHKNQINKNNMLNLEMNINVNDSHMIREKDDQECILRFIGTYNISNALIPITVQLSNNTYEELIKSMNVYNYISIEELKYALLAKSINCKGLFFLIINFFYKPKAVKSLKKYIIDLRLLMYNNILKKKNHKKINSTNIKIKTFNELSSSHSENKLSDTSSMINYKSKSRVNYKMVKGTKNEFIRNQNYNINSIYYANNDNMHNEQNNNINDDDDAFKMIGCENDDNFLYNSYRNTYGINNNIQHYKSNSSKSFYNNKKSGNYNEGNTSFSKTVGSMNSSQDVPSKNYYNILEKISLNMYYYLEGLKYNIYRFQFPECMRGFLFQTASEYLYQKHGAFLIGIITINKEIFLNPIDYIIGEENKYYYTSAFSGIILTTSLDNLIKLSSIKYISKKVSEYNQRRINERRKRYAKNTVSTDGENGYSKDLGFSEKNNNNYENIEKNKNIDKWQNSIISKQNTSIMHREDNKINKLDKSIEQNTNIYKINDKDNTDNNEDKNSKINKNNSNFKMEIISKKNKLILYNFVLGIYEVDNYVSAYRDIFDDKRKPLLLICGWPDNIHMLLKHLKINIYKTMKYKKKNRIQNGNDEYNNNNDKINRNYRSYGDRMKYNIIILSIHVPKFNYENDLLDFSNNTAFIRGSSMDSTNLIKGGIFYAKRIIILNSNHSLFVDKDAYRIDNEVIIIKNVIYQLYNNIFKNKKIYLEIIKKIFKKEYTDKYINEKIIFDTNIENNNKHDEFQNDSYTSNSDSENKMVNKQKNKINYNIFNVNKNPYIICLIKNSESLEYIDGSINLSYENYNDNEKMNKIWENCGEYIYTFELVSANIFVDEMLHNLVSFSLPISKYAIEYSVIYSLIGININEYSKNVNMFHKNLKLSTGHVLIIPIPSYFYKKPFYRCFFYLLHKKKYLCIGILRYINISPLRNISRKLFILSCPSRTMKIEHYDQAYVIAYNTV, encoded by the exons atgtttGCGAATAAGACGGAAAAAAGGAATGTGCAAAATaagcataaatatatagatgGGGGGAAATTATCAAAAGATAAAGACAAGATTGATGAAACGGGTTCTAATacagaaaaatatattaaaatagaTAATGCTTCTAAAAAagagataataatattctcTAAAAATTCTGAATtaattgataataaaaagattaaagaaataaatgaaaatggttataataaattaaaaataaacacaCATGATGAATTCAATAtaacaaagaaaaaaatgaaaaatagtaatgataatataatatataattcccCAAATTCTAAGATAAAAGTTGTTTcgaataataattttaaagatAGGAAAAAAGGAAtgaatcataaaaaaaaaaaaggcaTATCTATTAATCAGATAACGCTAtttaaaatacataattatatatacaaaacaTTCGTATTCctattatgtttatttatagtTATATTAGTTCTTTACGCATCTATTGATATATCACAAAACTATGGCccaattattattttgtatattatcATGTTGGAGTTTGGAAGTATGCTAATTTCGTATATTTTACTTCAGttcccttttttttatcttatacttaaaaatatgtttactAGAACTagcaatataaataaatattctcATCAGTATAGCCCActttattatgaaaatcCATCAGATAGTGACGATAAAGATTCGATAGATGTAAAAAGGAGGGAAACAAAACAAAGAAGAAAGACATTTGggttttttaatttaaacaatattgatcataataaatatagcattaaaaaaaatatattgccAACCAAATTGAAAGTATATAACAAAGAAGAAAGTGATAAATATGAGTATGGAAATTTAAATCATGTTTTAAATACAAACTTATCAAATACAAAGAGTAGAAGTGCAGATGAAGCTGAAAACTACATAATTGAGGATACAAACATGAATCATAATGGTGAAAAtgtgaataataaaagtaagAAAGGCAATCAACCTATCAAAATTCGAAACCATAAaagagaaaatatatatttagatGATTGCAATATGTGGATAAGAAatagtattaaaaaatcaagGGTTAAAGggaattttaatttaactAGATCATTAagttttaatataaaattaagtgaaaataatgtgatattaaatgattcgcgaaatatagataatttaagaatatatttaaatcataGATCTAGTAAatatgagaaaaaaaaaaatcaaataaaacccctaaaattatttgcatataataaatatgctCCATTAACATTTTCCACAccttataaatataatgtcCCGTCagatatttttaaaacaaatacGGGGGAatcaaaaattttaagCGCAGAAATATCCGAATCAAGTAATGATGTAAATGGCTTactacataaaaataacgaTAAATCATATAGCGAAGAAAAATATCACCTcgataaaagaaaaacagATAACGAATTTTATACGGGCAAAAGTGCAATACTTTTTAGTAACAAACATACCAAGCAATATATGCGTAAAAAGACTTTTATGTATGATGATCTTGATagtttaaatatatataaaaacaaaaaacacaatcgaaagaataaaaaaaaaagtatattttgcaaaataaaatgttttaataaaataaaaaatatattatttttctttgttaattataatattaaatccTCAAAAACCCAAAATACTATGTTACTATTCTTTAGAGGTCTGACCTTATATATTAAGCATCAATTTATACAACATTTATCTTATGAGCCTGTATGGATAATTGCAATTTTAATaagaattattttatggTGTATTGTATGGTTATGGGCTGCTGGTTATATGACAAGACCCCccaaaaattataaaattaatgcATGGAATATGAAAAGCATACCACCattatatggatatattGAATGCACCTTTCAATGGTGTGGTGTGTTagattatttatttggtttatatttttcgaataataaattaaaatatattttttcgtttttttctttaattgATTTTATAACAACACCTGtttcttcttttattatgaattttttgTGGCAAAATGATTATCACCAAACATATTGGTTTTTAATATTAGGGCCTTTACGATTTTTAAGATTAGTTAGAGCAGAAAGTACAATGAGTTCGTGTTTTTTTTGGCTTAGTGATgtcaaaataattattattggaataattattttatcattggctatattatttacctTTTCAGgaattatgtatatattagaaGCCCCTGATATTGAAAGGCAATTTATATCTCCATTagattttgtatattttggAGTCATTACTATGTCAACAGTTGGTTATGGTGATTATACCCCAGTTACACCCGCGGGGAAATGCTTAACTATGTTTATAATTGTAACATGTTTTACATTTGTAGGAGCTCAACTTAAAAGATTAAAAGAAGCAATGTTTAGCCCTAAAACGATTATGGGAATAATACCCAAACCTGATGatgattatattttaatattaggTCCTGTTAGTCCTatacaattattatatatatgtaaaggaataaataatagttTTCCAAATTCAGTAGaatccatatttttatttacccCATTACctgttattatttatcGATATGTGTATGGGagtattattaaaaatactaatataaaaatatgtataaatggGGGTAATGAGTGTTTTATATGTCctagtattatatatgatgCTGTAATTAATGCAAGagcattatatatattaaataatgtagattcagaaaaatatacattgtTAAAtcaacaaatatttttagctagcaataattttaatttcaacaacaatgataaaaatCAACGAATACGACCAGAAGATATTTTAcacaataatattataaataaatttacaggagataaaaaaaagacatgGAAATTTACAGATATTTATTCAGAAcataaaaatcaaattaataaaaataatatgttaAATTTAGAAATGAATATTAATGTTAATGATTCACATATGATTAGGGAAAAGGATGATCAAGAATGTATATTAAGATTTATTGGAacttataatatttcaaatgCTCTTATTCCTATAACTGTTCaattatcaaataatacttatgaagaattaataaaatcaaTGAATGTGTACAACTATATAAGTATAGAAGAGCtaaaatatgcattattAGCTAAAAGCATTAATTGTAAaggattattttttttaattattaattttttttataaaccCAAAGCAGTAAAgagtttaaaaaaatatattatcgATTTAAGATTATTaatgtataataatattttaaaaaaaaaaaatcataaaaaaattaatagcactaatattaaaataaaaactttTAATGAGTTATCTTCTTCACATTCTGAAAATAAACTCAGCGATACAAGTAGTATGATCAATTATAAATCTAAATCACGtgtaaattataaaatggTAAAAGGAACCAAAAATGAATTCATAAGaaatcaaaattataatattaattctatttattatgcaaataatgataatatgcataatgagcaaaataataatattaatgatgATGATGATGCATTCAAAATGATTGGATGTGAAAACGATGACAATTTTCTTTACAACAGTTATAGGAATACATATGGAatcaataataatatccAACATTATAAGAGTAATTCTTCTAAAAGTTtttacaataataaaaagagtGGTAATTATAATGAAGGAAATACATCATTCTCAAAAACTGTGGGTAGTATGAATTCATCACAAGACGTGCCAtctaaaaattattataatatattagaaaaaataagtttaaatatgtattattatttagaaggattaaaatataatatttataggTTTCAATTTCCTGAATGTATGAGAGggtttttatttcaaacTGCATctgaatatttatatcaaaaaCATGGTGCTTTTCTTATTGGTATTATAACGattaataaagaaatatttttaaatcctattgattatattattggggaagaaaataaatattattacacTTCTGCTTTTTCTGGCATTATACTAACTACTAGCTTAGACAATTTGATAAAACTGTCttctataaaatatatttctaaaaaGGTTTCAGAATACAATCAAAGAAGAATAAATGAACGAAGAAAACGATATGCAAAAAATACCGTCAGTACTGACGGGGAAAATGGGTATAGTAAAGATTTGGGATTTagcgaaaaaaataataataattatgaaaatatagaaaaaaataaaaatattgataaatGGCAAAACAGTATAATATCAAAACAAAATACATCAATTATGCATAGagaagataataaaataaacaagtTGGATAAGTCCATTGAACaaaatactaatatatataaaattaatgataaaGATAACACtgataataatgaagataaaaatagtaaaattaataaaaataattccaattttaaaatggaaataatatcaaagaaaaataaattaatattatataattttgtccTAGGAATATATGAAGTAGATAATTATGTTTCAGCATATAGAGATATTTTTGATGATAAAAGAAAACCATTGTTACTAATATGTGGGTGGCCAGATAATATCCATATGCTTCTTAagcatttaaaaattaatatatacaaaacaatgaaatataaaaaaaaaaatagaatacAAAACGGAAATGATgaatataacaataataatgataaaattaatagaaaTTATAGGTCATATGGTGATCGAATGAAATataacataataattttgtcaATACATGTTcctaaatttaattatgaaaatgatcTTTTagatttttcaaataatactGCATTTATCAGAGGGTCCTCTATGGATAGtacaaatttaataaaaggtggtatattttatgccaaaagaataataattttaaattcgAACCATAGCTTGTTTGTAGACAAAGATGCATATAGAATTGATAATGaggttattattattaaaaatgttatataccagttatataataatatatttaaaaataaaaaaatatatttggaaataataaaaaaaatattcaaaaaggAATACACAGATAAGTATATTaacgaaaaaataatttttgacacaaatatagaaaataataataaacatgATGAATTTCAAAATGATAGTTACACATCAAATAGTGATtctgaaaataaaatggtgaataaacaaaaaaataaaataaattataacatttttaatgttaataaaaacccttatataatttgcttaattaaaaattcagAAAGTTTAGAATATATAGACGGAAGTATAAATTTGTCgtatgaaaattataatgataatgaaaaaatgaataaaatttgGGAAAATTGTGGcgaatatatttacacCTTTGAATTAGTATCtgcaaatatttttgttgaTGAAATGTTGCATAATTTagtttcattttctttgcCAATAAGTAAATATGCAATTGAATATTCagtaatatattcattaataggaattaatataaatgaatattcaaaaaatgttaacatgtttcataaaaatttaaaactAAGTACAGGTCATGTGCTTATAATTCCAATACCTTcctatttttacaaaaagcCATTCTATAGatgctttttttatttacttcataagaaaaaatatttatgcatTGGAATTCTTCgatatataaacatttcCCCATTGCGCAATATTtcaagaaaattatttattctttCATGCCCATCCAGAACTATGAAAATTGAGCATTATGATCAG gCATATGTAATTGCTTATAACACTGTGTAG
- a CDS encoding DNA helicase 60, putative has translation MKKILKFRSINCRTGDKLCLLKKLIHTKNELSQIHCKNNKIGNGIISHQELKIGYIQVINNIRNQNICTENKVKDDNNPANHLSETIHDVNSTDTKLNYNILNENELKDGIDNDFDREDNDIKYDKNKNSNLANTKFEDNEFENYNKFNRYEKKNNNEDGENGFINYKNNINSRNERGNYQKKTNYNLRNDYDNNADSNMDDYNNNYMKRNDHNSKYSRNLNNSDRYSKLGDNLKDIEWNKIKVKIERQNLFNANENKLKKLSNEEIQNELKNNNIYVNKDLVLNSFITKFSDLDFHESILNYLNEKFKEPTAIQKITWPIALSGKDLIGVAETGSGKTLAFVLPCLMHILKHKQKEMEENGVEHIKNNEEKLSENNNNDNNYDPDFEKEFQNDDSENRKTYGLILLPTRELCMQVLNEIKNFESELNLKAVAVYGGVPKYFQINNIKKGADIIVATPGRLLDYLENGIINLLRCIYVVIDEADRLLDMGFEKQLRKIMTQVNKNKQLLFLTATWPEQVRKLAYDFCSFDPVKIQIGKSELTANKNIEQQVIVSSSIDLKKKLLDWLKDNYENNKILIFCDTKRNCDNLCKELRYHQYNSLSIHGDKQQRERDRILNNYKNDRCNILVATDVASRGLDIKNISIVINYDIPNTIEDYIHRIGRTGRAGNKGQSILFFPYDYYVPQKQRFAKDLIKLLNKTNQQVPKELREIVSTR, from the coding sequence atgaaaaaaatattaaaattcaGATCAATTAATTGCCGTACAGGTGATAAATTATgtttactaaaaaaattgatacACACAAAAAATGAGTTATCACAAATTcattgtaaaaataataaaataggGAATGGTATAATTAGCCATcaagaattaaaaattggATATATACaagtaataaataatataagaaatcaaaatatatgtactGAAAATAAAGTCaaagatgataataatCCAGCTAACCATTTAAGTGAAACAATACATGATGTAAATAGTACCgatacaaaattaaattataatatattaaatgaaaatgaattaaaagatGGTATAGATAATGATTTTGACAGAGAGgataatgatataaagtatgataaaaataaaaactcGAATTTGGCTAATACAAAATTTGAAGATAACgaatttgaaaattataacaaatttaataggtatgaaaagaaaaataataatgaggATGGTGAAAATggatttattaattataaaaataatattaatagtaGAAACGAAAGGGGgaattatcaaaaaaaaactaattataatttaagaaatgattatgataataatgcaGATAGCAACATGGACgattataataacaattatatgaaaagaAACGATCACAATTCGAAATATTCGAGAAATTTAAACAACTCGGATAGGTATTCAAAATTAGGagataatttaaaagacATAGAatggaataaaataaaagtaaaaatcGAAAGACAAAACTTATTTAATGCTAATGAAAataagttaaaaaaattatcaaatgaagaaatacaaaatgagctaaaaaataataatatatacgtAAATAAAGATTTAGTATTAAATAGTTTTATAACCAAATTTTCAGATTTAGATTTTCATGAAtcaatattaaattatttaaatgaaaaatttaagGAACCAACAgctattcaaaaaattacatGGCCTATCGCTTTGTCAGGAAAAGATTTAATAGGCGTTGCTGAAACAGGAAGTGGAAAAACACTAGCATTTGTTTTACCATGTCTTATGCATATACTGAAACATAAACAAAAAGAAATGGAAGAAAATGGAGTtgaacatataaaaaataatgaagaaaaattatctgagaataataataatgacaATAATTATGATCCTGATTTTGAAAAAGAATTTCAAAATGATGATAGTGAAAATCGTAAAACATATGGATTAATTTTGTTACCAACACGAGAATTGTGTATGCAAgtattaaatgaaattaaaaatttcgAGAGcgaattaaatttaaaagcTGTTGCAGTATATGGAGGTGTACCAAAATATTtccaaattaataatataaaaaagggaGCTGACATAATTGTTGCAACACCAGGTCGACTTCTCGATTATTTAGAAAACGGAATAATAAACTTATTAAGATGTATCTATGTAGTTATTGATGAAGCGGACAGATTACTTGATATGGGATTTGAAAAAcaattaagaaaaataatgacacaagttaataaaaataaacaattactatttttaacGGCAACATGGCCTGAACAAGTCAGAAAACTTGCGTATGACTTTTGCTCATTTGATCCAGTAAAAATTCAAATCGGAAAAAGTGAATTAAcagcaaataaaaatatagagcAACAAGTAATAGTTAGCTCATCaattgatttaaaaaaaaaattactgGATTGGTTAAAagataattatgaaaataataaaattctAATATTTTGTGATACAAAAAGAAATTGTGATAATTTATGTAAAGAATTACGATATCATCAATATAATAGTTTATCAATACATGGAGATAAACAACAAAGAGAAAGGGATAGAATATTaaacaattataaaaatgatagatgtaatatattagtAGCAACAGATGTAGCTTCAAGGGGGTtagatattaaaaatatttcgaTTGTTATTAATTATGATATACCAAATACGATTGAAGATTATATTCATAGGATTGGGCGTACAGGCAGAGCAGGTAATAAAGGGCAgtctatattatttttcccaTATGATTATTATGTTCCACAAAAACAAAGATTTGCAAAAGACTtgataaaattgttaaataaaacaaatcaGCAAGTTCCTAAAGAACTCAGAGAAATTGTAAGCACACGATAA